The following are from one region of the Endozoicomonas sp. 4G genome:
- the trmD gene encoding tRNA (guanosine(37)-N1)-methyltransferase TrmD: MWFGVVTLFPEMFRAITDHGISSRAVKEGIVSVATWNPRDFTHDRHRTVDDRPYGGGPGMLMKIQPLRDAIHAAKQAAGADATVVYLSPQGRLLDQAGVQELAAKKRIILVSGRYEGIDERVINEEVDEEWSIGDYVLSGGELAAMTLIDAVSRFVPGTLGHKDSALEDSFADGLLDCPHYTRPEVFKGQKVPEILLSGDHAKIRAWRLKQALGRTWLRRPELLQNRKLTNEEEKLLSEFIQEHRSSDSHSKTDSTSGTLD; encoded by the coding sequence ATGTGGTTCGGTGTAGTAACCCTCTTCCCGGAAATGTTTCGGGCCATTACCGACCACGGCATATCCAGCCGTGCGGTAAAAGAAGGTATTGTCTCGGTGGCAACCTGGAATCCCAGGGACTTCACCCACGACAGACACCGAACTGTGGATGACCGACCTTACGGCGGTGGTCCCGGCATGTTGATGAAAATTCAACCTCTGCGTGACGCCATCCATGCAGCCAAACAAGCTGCTGGAGCCGATGCCACGGTAGTTTACCTGTCTCCCCAGGGACGCCTGCTTGATCAGGCCGGGGTTCAGGAGCTGGCCGCCAAAAAGCGGATTATTCTGGTATCGGGGCGGTATGAAGGTATTGATGAGCGTGTAATTAACGAAGAAGTCGACGAGGAATGGTCGATCGGTGATTACGTGTTAAGTGGTGGCGAACTCGCCGCCATGACTCTGATTGATGCAGTATCACGCTTTGTACCGGGCACCCTGGGTCACAAGGATTCCGCATTAGAGGATTCCTTTGCTGATGGCCTGCTGGATTGTCCGCACTACACCCGCCCTGAGGTTTTCAAGGGGCAGAAAGTGCCGGAAATCCTGCTGTCTGGGGATCATGCAAAAATTCGTGCATGGCGCCTCAAACAGGCACTGGGCAGAACCTGGCTGAGAAGGCCGGAGCTGTTGCAAAACAGGAAGCTGACCAACGAAGAGGAAAAACTGTTATCTGAATTCATTCAGGAACATCGTTCTTCGGACAGCCACAGCAAAACAGACTCGACAAGCGGAACACTTGACTAA